The following coding sequences are from one Carassius auratus strain Wakin unplaced genomic scaffold, ASM336829v1 scaf_tig00214077, whole genome shotgun sequence window:
- the LOC113091121 gene encoding glutaredoxin domain-containing cysteine-rich protein 1-like — translation MKEALLTPEDGKRQRRVRFRVASGNSGRVLKEMFKDEGPSDSLDSDCTSSSEADRTSTPSTNGHLCRYLGSELDDSGSEPDDWMMFAGGRDKVLRTKRVNIISNNGTVRGVKHKVSAGQILFNNLAKNNGPELTPEFGRIVIYTTSFRVVRTTFERCELVRKIFQNHRVKFVEKNIALDSEYGKELETRCKRVGEPPSLPVVFIDGHYLGGAEKILAMNELGELQDLLNKIERVQHPDTCQTCGGFAFVPCPMCHGSKMSVFRNCFTDSFKALKCTACNENGLQPCSSCSH, via the exons ATGAAGGAGGCTTTGTTGACACCGGAGGATGGAAAGAGGCAGAGGAGGGTGAGATTCCGGGTGGCCTCAGGGAACAGCGGGCGGGTTTTGAAAGAGATGTTTAAGGATGAAGGGCCGTCTGATTCCCTGGATTCAGACTGCACCAGTAGCTCCGAGGCGGACCGGACCAGCACTCCATCCACGAACGGCCATCTGTGTAGATACTTGGGGTCGGAGCTGGATGACAGTGGAAGTGAGCCTGATGACTGGATGATGTTTGCAGGAGGAAGAGACAAAGTGTTGAGAACCAAAAGAGTGAATATCATCAGTAATAATGGGACGGTCCGAGGAGTCAAGCACAAAGTCAGCGCTGGCCAAATCCTCTTTAATAACTTGGCTAAAAACAATGGG CCAGAACTGACCCCAGAGTTTGGGCGAATTGTAATCTACACTACCAGTTTTCGAGTGGTCAGGACTACATTTGAGCGATGTGAACTGGTCCGAAAGATCTTTCAGAACCACAGGGTGAAGTTCGTAGAGAAGAACATCGCTTTGGACAGTGAATATGGGAAGGAACTGGAGACACGCTGCAAGCGAGTGGGTGAACCTCCCTCACTGCCTGTGGTCTTCATTGATGGACACTACCTAGGG GGTGCAGAGAAAATACTTGCAATGAATGAATTAGGGGAGCTTCAGGATCTCCTCAACAAAATAGAG AGGGTTCAGCACCCTGACACTTGCCAGACGTGTGGGGGATTTGCCTTTGTCCCGTGTCCTATGTGCCATGGCAGCAAAATGTCTGTGTTTCGCAACTGCTTTACCGACTCCTTCAAAGCCCTGAAGTGCACAGCTTGCAACGAGAACGGTCTCCAGCCCTGCTCCAGCTGTTCTCATTAA